The genomic segment TGTTGCTTTTTGAATAATTTGTATATCAGTTCCTTTAGTATTAATTATAATATTTTTATTTCAAACAATTTCTATGGCAAACACAGACGATAAACGTTCACCACAACAAAGACTTAAAGATGCAAGCATAGGTAGTTTTAAAACTGTAATCTATATATTTTGTATCCCTGTTGGGTTTTGAATAATCGGAACTGGATTAGACTTAACCATTAGTTACATTTCTTTTGTAGTAGAAGGAAACCCTCAAGACAAATCTTTTGCATTTACAGACAATGTTTATAAATTATTATTCTTTGGATTAAATCCAACAAGTAGTGGTGATTTTTTTGCAAGATATCCAGTCTTATTAGCTGTGCTTGGGGGGTCAGTGCCTGGTGGTCTTTGAAAATCTGAGACAATTGTTAAAGCCTTTACAGTTTGGGGTTTTATAGGATTAGCGATTGGTGGTTCTACCTTGATATTTTTGCTATCAATATTTGCTGCTTTAATTGAAAAAACATTTTGGTTATTTTTTAATTTTCTTATTTGTATTTATTATGCTTGTGCCTCTGCTTTTGATGGTGGAGCAAGAATGAAAATGACTAGAGAGAAGATAATTGCTAAAACTCTTTCAATAGCGATTATAACTTTGGGAATTAATTTAACATATACAGTTTCTGCCGGCATGCAGTCATTAATTAGCTTTCCACCAATAACAGGTCAAGCCGGTTACATAATTTTTGCTTTGATTATGGCAATAATCTCAATAGCTGTTCTAATGGGGGTTAAAAAAATTGCTGCTGAAGTGGAATCACAAATTGGTGAATATTCAAATTATTCAAGAATTGATCAAACAACAAAAAGTAATTTCCAAACTGGTTCTAAATTAGCTTCTAATGCGACTAAGACTGTTGGTGCTGTTAGCAAAGGACCTTTAGGAGCTGTTGGTTTAACCACAGGAGTGATTGGATCGGAATAAAATGTCTATGAAAAAAACACTAAATATTTTAATCATATTATTATTTGCATTATTATCGATATTTAATATACATACTACATACTATGTATTTAATAAATCTGATTTATTAAATAACTATAACTATTCTTTAACAAATGAAAAATCTAATTACAATAATAATATAACTAATCCTATGTATCCAAATTTTAAATATATTTTAAATAACTCATATACAAAACACAGAGTTAATAGGATGAGAACAGGTTGAGGTTATCAAAAATACTTATCAGATATAAATTCAACATTTGATGAGGAAAGTTATGATAATGGAACAGCATCAAAAGAATATACAATTTTAAATTTAAACACTTTGAATTATGCTAAAACTGTTGATGACTTTAAAAATAATTATAAAACTTTAGAATTGGAGATAATGCTGTCATATCTAATTTATAATAGTACAAACGTAACATCATCAGCTAGTCCTGCTGTTATTGCTAAATTTGATTCAGAAGACTCATATAAATCAACAACTTTTTCATTAAATACAATTCAAAGCGATTATATATCAATTTTTTCAAAAAGAAATAATAGTTCTAACAACCATCAGGTTGAAATGTTTTATAAAACATCTTTTTCAGGAAATTATCTACAAATGAAAATTAAAACGTCTTCATATTTAGAATACAATAAAGGTTCAGCTTATGGGCATGGAGCTATGATTGGATTTAAACCTAAAAGTGTTTCCTTTAAGTCGAGTTATGACTTAAATTCATTTAAAAAAACAATTATAAATAATGGCAAAAAAACAATTGAATATACATCATATACTGGTGCTGCTATAGATTCGGAAGAAAAGTTAAAATCTAGTGATTTTCAAGGAGAATGAAATGAAAGCACTGGAACTTGACAATCTGGTAAAGAACCAAAACCAACAGGAAAAGCAAATAAGAGTGAAATTGAAAAACTTTTAAGAGAAAGAGCACCAACAACATTTGGTGATCAATGAAATTCATATAAACAATATGGAGTAACATTTGATTTATATAATTGAAATAATGTTGATAACACAGTTGATACTGTTTTCATGCTTAATAATACAGAATTTGTTCGTTATACAACAAAAATTAACTTAAAAGTTGATCAAAGCTATTGAGATATGAGTTATTTGAAAAGATTAGAAATTTTGCCTGGAAAAGTTGTAGATTTAAATGACGTTAGCAAAACAATGAATGATGTTCCAGAGCTTATTCAAAAAGATGGTAAACAAACATTCATTTATCACAACACAGTAATTGTACAATTTGCTTCAAATTCTATTAACAAAAATGAACGATTGCTTGTAAATGGCGAAGATGCTGAAGTTTGAAGGAATGTCTTTGTAGCTACATTAACAGATGGTAGAAATGATGAAAGCTCAACAATGGAAGAAGACAACACTTATGAAATTGCAGTTGAAGTTGATGGTAAATTAAAATTTAGTAGAACAATACAAATAAATTCACTAAATCCCAACGTTGACTTTAAATGAATGGGTTGAGATCCACAAAATACACCAGGTGATAAAA from the Entomoplasma ellychniae genome contains:
- a CDS encoding Mbov_0396 family ICE element transmembrane protein; amino-acid sequence: MTINSKLKENDFYNYRKEINWALVILIISVSILFFTFYKTTLSFDVNNITIKRLEDLKTLGDLPNVPPFVVASPYVDFSDGFFWEPLPNGGFRLMAINELVKLPGTLKAGMPGGWDQQAFLNKLIEMLKAMNEAKSQKLILTLIRMIALPIMFISYIINYIIIGFSSGGINQLIFGGDQFVVENIPVAFWIICISVPLVLIIIFLFQTISMANTDDKRSPQQRLKDASIGSFKTVIYIFCIPVGFWIIGTGLDLTISYISFVVEGNPQDKSFAFTDNVYKLLFFGLNPTSSGDFFARYPVLLAVLGGSVPGGLWKSETIVKAFTVWGFIGLAIGGSTLIFLLSIFAALIEKTFWLFFNFLICIYYACASAFDGGARMKMTREKIIAKTLSIAIITLGINLTYTVSAGMQSLISFPPITGQAGYIIFALIMAIISIAVLMGVKKIAAEVESQIGEYSNYSRIDQTTKSNFQTGSKLASNATKTVGAVSKGPLGAVGLTTGVIGSE